In a genomic window of Pelotomaculum thermopropionicum SI:
- the LysC gene encoding aspartokinases, whose amino-acid sequence MLIVQKYGGSSVADAGRIRQVARRVAGARADGHRVVVVVSAMGDTTDELIQLVKEVTDSPPEREMDVILSTGEQVSIALLAMAIKDLGEPVISLTGAQVGILTDNVHTKAKILHVNTARLMDELNRGNIVVVAGFQGINSANDITTLGRGGSDTTAVALAAALKADLCEIYTDVDGVYTADPRLVPEARKLDVVSYEEMLELANLGAVVLHPRSVELAMQYGIPLHVRSSFNHNSGTVVKEAENMEKALVVTGVAYDMNVAKVGLYNVFDRPGIAYKLFKALADENINVDMIVQSAMRGDRNDISFTCTQGDLKKALQVVERLLPELGASGYTSDDSVAKVSIVGAGMVSNPGVAARMFEAIYEEGINLEMISTSEIKISCIIKAHEAGKAVKALHKKFNLAQEHDQ is encoded by the coding sequence ATGCTGATAGTGCAAAAATACGGTGGCAGTTCGGTAGCAGACGCCGGACGGATCCGCCAGGTAGCCCGCCGGGTTGCCGGTGCCAGGGCGGATGGCCACAGGGTGGTAGTAGTCGTGTCAGCCATGGGGGACACAACTGATGAACTGATCCAACTGGTTAAAGAAGTAACGGACAGTCCTCCGGAGCGGGAGATGGATGTCATACTTTCAACCGGGGAACAGGTTTCCATAGCCCTTTTGGCCATGGCCATCAAGGATCTGGGGGAACCGGTGATTTCATTGACCGGGGCCCAGGTGGGAATTTTAACCGACAACGTCCATACCAAGGCAAAAATACTGCACGTTAATACGGCGCGCCTCATGGATGAGCTTAACCGGGGCAATATAGTGGTGGTGGCCGGTTTTCAGGGTATAAACAGTGCAAATGATATCACCACCCTGGGGCGGGGCGGTTCAGATACCACCGCCGTTGCCCTTGCTGCGGCGCTGAAGGCCGATTTGTGCGAAATTTATACCGATGTTGACGGGGTTTATACGGCCGACCCGCGGCTTGTCCCCGAAGCGCGCAAACTGGATGTCGTTTCATACGAAGAAATGCTCGAACTGGCCAATCTTGGAGCGGTCGTCCTGCATCCCCGGTCGGTTGAACTGGCCATGCAATACGGAATACCCTTGCATGTGCGGTCCAGTTTTAACCATAACTCCGGAACTGTAGTCAAGGAGGCGGAAAATATGGAAAAAGCGCTTGTAGTAACCGGTGTAGCCTATGATATGAATGTGGCCAAGGTCGGCCTATACAATGTTTTCGACAGGCCCGGCATTGCTTATAAGCTTTTCAAAGCCCTGGCCGACGAAAATATAAACGTGGATATGATTGTACAGAGTGCAATGCGTGGCGACAGAAACGATATTTCCTTTACCTGTACCCAGGGCGATTTAAAAAAGGCGCTTCAGGTAGTGGAAAGGCTCCTGCCGGAGTTGGGCGCAAGCGGTTATACCAGCGATGACAGCGTGGCAAAAGTTTCGATTGTCGGGGCCGGCATGGTCAGCAATCCAGGTGTGGCGGCCAGGATGTTCGAGGCCATCTATGAGGAAGGGATCAACCTGGAAATGATCAGCACTTCTGAAATTAAAATATCCTGCATTATCAAAGCCCATGAGGCCGGAAAAGCAGTTAAGGCTTTGCACAAAAAATTTAATCTGGCCCAGGAGCATGACCAGTAA
- the ThrB gene encoding homoserine kinase, translated as MIRVQVPATSANLGPGFDCLGMALELYNIVEMIPASRGLVIEVSGESAADIPRDERNLVFQAAQRVFGNTGFSPPGLKLRLINQIPAARGLGSSTAAVVGGVVAANLLSGGKLGVKDMINLASSIEGHPDNVAPAILGGIVVSVQMDGEVKCLKIQPPQGLKGVVAVPDFPLATRTAREILPSQVPFQDAVFNLGRVALLVAALQQGDLSLLGPAMEDRLHQSLRSSLIPGLKKVLAAAKLAGARGVTLSGAGPAVIAFADSNFDLIARVMSDTFRQNGVKSRVMVLKPSPVGVRAFEIK; from the coding sequence ATGATCCGAGTGCAGGTGCCTGCCACCTCTGCGAACCTTGGGCCGGGTTTCGACTGCCTGGGCATGGCGCTGGAGCTGTATAACATTGTAGAGATGATCCCCGCTTCCCGCGGCCTGGTTATTGAGGTTTCGGGAGAAAGCGCGGCCGATATCCCGCGGGACGAGCGAAACCTGGTGTTTCAGGCCGCCCAGCGTGTTTTCGGAAATACGGGTTTTTCGCCGCCCGGCCTTAAGCTCAGGCTTATCAATCAAATTCCTGCTGCCCGCGGGCTGGGTAGCAGCACTGCGGCGGTTGTGGGCGGGGTTGTTGCCGCTAACCTCCTTTCCGGAGGAAAGCTTGGCGTTAAAGACATGATTAACCTGGCCAGTTCAATTGAAGGGCACCCGGACAATGTGGCTCCGGCCATACTGGGCGGGATTGTAGTGTCTGTACAGATGGATGGCGAGGTAAAATGCCTGAAAATACAACCGCCCCAGGGCTTGAAGGGAGTGGTGGCGGTGCCGGATTTTCCCCTTGCCACCAGAACCGCCAGGGAAATTCTTCCTTCACAGGTACCGTTTCAGGATGCCGTTTTTAATTTAGGCAGGGTGGCCCTGCTGGTGGCGGCCCTCCAGCAAGGGGATTTAAGCCTCCTGGGGCCGGCAATGGAAGACCGGCTTCACCAGTCCCTGCGCTCCTCCCTTATTCCCGGCCTGAAGAAGGTTCTGGCTGCTGCAAAGCTGGCCGGGGCCCGGGGGGTTACTTTAAGCGGGGCAGGGCCCGCGGTAATTGCCTTTGCCGATTCAAACTTCGATCTGATTGCCAGGGTCATGAGCGATACTTTTCGGCAGAACGGCGTGAAATCGAGAGTTATGGTTTTAAAACCGAGCCCGGTAGGTGTTAGGGCATTTGAAATTAAATAA
- the ThrA gene encoding homoserine dehydrogenase: MSRCKIGVGLLGMGTVGRGVYRILMENQALIEQKVGLPVKVKKILVRDVTKDRGFKVEEGLLTDNAGDILDSPDIDVVVEVLGGIRPALDYSLQALKRGKSLVTANKDMIAEHGRELFEAAAANGCDLLFEGSVGGGIPIIRPLKECLAANRIHKIMGIINGTTNYMLTMMSREGLDFQSVLREAQALGYAEADPGADIGGYDAARKLVILASIAFNTRIALDKVYVEGITRITAEDIRYAAELNYVVKLLAIAKESEEGIEVRVHPALLPKNHPLASVNDVYNAIFVSGDAVGDVMFFGRGAGEMPTASAVVADVMNAARNLIKKVPGIISCTCFEEKPVKPMGLTSTKYYIRLKVADKPGVLAGIAFVLGSNEVSLASVIQKHTDGKFAEIVLVTHEVLERNLQDALRIIKELSTVNEISNVIRVEGE; encoded by the coding sequence GTGTCACGCTGCAAAATTGGTGTTGGTTTACTGGGGATGGGAACCGTTGGCCGGGGTGTTTATCGCATTCTAATGGAAAATCAGGCCTTAATAGAACAAAAAGTCGGCCTGCCGGTAAAAGTAAAAAAAATTCTGGTGCGCGACGTCACAAAAGACCGGGGATTTAAAGTGGAGGAGGGTCTGCTCACCGACAATGCCGGCGATATTCTGGACAGCCCCGATATCGATGTCGTTGTTGAAGTTCTGGGCGGGATCCGCCCCGCATTAGATTATTCGCTGCAGGCGCTAAAGCGGGGCAAGAGCCTGGTTACGGCCAACAAGGACATGATTGCCGAGCATGGCAGAGAGCTTTTTGAAGCTGCTGCCGCAAACGGCTGTGACCTTCTTTTTGAAGGTAGCGTGGGCGGGGGAATACCCATTATCAGGCCGCTCAAGGAATGCCTCGCGGCCAACCGCATCCACAAGATAATGGGCATTATCAACGGTACGACCAATTATATGCTGACCATGATGAGCAGGGAAGGGCTTGATTTTCAGAGCGTTCTCAGAGAAGCCCAGGCCCTGGGTTATGCCGAGGCCGACCCCGGTGCCGACATAGGTGGGTATGACGCAGCGCGCAAGCTGGTGATACTGGCCTCCATCGCCTTTAACACCAGGATTGCCCTGGATAAAGTCTACGTAGAAGGAATTACCCGGATTACCGCCGAAGATATAAGATATGCCGCCGAGCTCAACTATGTCGTAAAGCTTCTCGCTATAGCCAAGGAAAGCGAAGAAGGGATCGAAGTGCGGGTGCATCCGGCGCTGCTTCCAAAGAACCACCCGTTGGCGTCGGTGAACGATGTTTACAATGCTATTTTCGTAAGCGGGGATGCCGTCGGCGACGTTATGTTCTTCGGCCGGGGGGCTGGCGAGATGCCCACCGCCAGTGCTGTGGTAGCGGATGTAATGAATGCAGCCCGCAACCTGATAAAGAAAGTTCCGGGGATTATCAGTTGCACTTGCTTTGAGGAAAAGCCGGTCAAACCGATGGGGCTGACTTCAACTAAATATTACATCCGCTTAAAAGTAGCCGACAAACCGGGAGTATTGGCAGGCATAGCCTTTGTCCTGGGCAGCAATGAGGTGAGCCTGGCATCTGTAATTCAAAAACATACAGACGGAAAATTTGCCGAGATAGTGCTGGTCACTCATGAGGTCCTGGAGCGAAACCTGCAGGATGCCCTGAGGATTATAAAAGAACTTTCAACGGTAAATGAAATATCTAACGTAATCAGGGTCGAGGGAGAGTAA
- the PheB gene encoding ACT domain-containing protein: protein MAKKERKFYLVQEDLLPEAILKTVLAKELLLRGDAATVNEAVEKVDLSRSAFYKYKDGVFPFHQWSPGVTVTLAMVLEHRSGILSKVLGILAAARANILTINQNVPVHGLASVTVTFETAGLEGDLDNITKRIRELDGVREVNPVGHSLV from the coding sequence CTCCTGCCGGAAGCTATTTTAAAAACGGTTCTGGCCAAGGAATTGCTCCTGAGGGGGGATGCGGCTACAGTTAATGAGGCTGTAGAAAAGGTGGATTTAAGCCGGAGTGCATTCTACAAATATAAGGACGGGGTGTTCCCATTTCACCAGTGGAGCCCTGGCGTAACGGTAACGCTGGCCATGGTTTTGGAACACCGTTCGGGCATACTCTCAAAGGTTCTCGGTATTCTGGCTGCGGCCAGGGCAAACATTCTCACCATCAACCAGAACGTCCCGGTGCACGGGCTGGCCAGCGTTACCGTTACCTTTGAAACGGCAGGCCTGGAGGGCGATTTGGATAATATAACCAAACGCATTCGGGAACTGGACGGCGTGCGGGAGGTAAATCCCGTAGGCCACAGCCTGGTTTAA